One window of the Rosa rugosa chromosome 3, drRosRugo1.1, whole genome shotgun sequence genome contains the following:
- the LOC133738672 gene encoding uncharacterized protein At4g06744-like, which produces MGANNSFFASVLLSLLLLHLCLQHDVVEGAEREALEIIIGGGGSYSPPPAPSPEYEECPPPPPPPCPPPPFPPPPPPSPPPPSPPPPPSPPPPSPPPPPPSPPPPSPPPPPKLRPSPPPPRPRPQPRPQNDRLGIALKVIMKFKNLIGCDPQKIKDTWVGNNPCKFKGFTCAVVPSYNQNAVAGVDFNGKQLSGKPCGGKDVKLPLDGFMDKLPDLVFFHANSNNFTGLIPKIDISKQKYFYELDVSNNKLTGGFPSEVLSATNLTFLDLRFNSFCGSVRPEVFSLDVDVLFLNNNNFTEQIPDALGSSPAHYLTFANNEFSGPIPNSIGKASKTLYEVLFLNNQLSGCLPWEIGKLNQATLFDVSTNHLTGPIPHSFACLAKMEILVLANNQFYGTVPELVCKLPGLTNLSLANNYFTQVGPECRKLINKGFLDVKNNCILDLKDQRSKSDCAWFFSKAKHCPNERSMLYIPCQTHYSNEKKPEHRGQASAPLSYGTLKPHNP; this is translated from the exons ATGGGTGccaacaattctttctttgcTTCAGTTTTGCTTTCACTACTTCTGCTACATTTGTGTTTGCAACATGACGTAGTTGAAGGTGCTGAAAGAGAAGCCTTGGAAATAATCATTGGTGGTGGAGGCAGCTACAGCCCTCCTCCTGCTCCCTCCCCCGAATACGAAGAATGCCCTCCCCCTCCGCCCCCTCCTTGCCCGCCGCCACCATTCCCgccaccgccacctccatcaCCGCCACCGCCGtcacctcctccaccaccatcaccaccaccgccgtctccaccaccaccacctccatcacCGCCACCGccgtctccaccaccaccaccaaaactCCGTccgtctccaccaccaccacgaccACGACCACAACCACGACCACAGAACGACCGACTTGGAATTGCCCTCAAAGTAATTATGAAGTTCAAAAACCTAATCGGGTGTGACCCACAAAAGATCAAAGACACATGGGTCGGCAACAATCCTTGCAAATTCAAGGGCTTTACCTGTGCAGTGGTCCCTTCCTATAACCAAAATGCAGTCGCCGGAGTTGACTTCAATGGCAAACAGCTATCTGGCAAACCGTGCGGTGGCAAAGATGTAAAGCTACCCCTTGACGGTTTCATGGACAAGTTACCAGACTTGGTGTTTTTCCATGCCAACTCCAACAATTTCACAGGCCTGATCCCGAAAATCGACATATCCAAACAGAAATACTTCTACGAGCTCGACGTCAGCAACAACAAGCTTACTGGGGGTTTCCCATCTGAAGTTCTAAGTGCCACAAACTTGACATTCTTAGATCTCCGGTTCAACTCTTTCTGTGGGTCAGTTCGACCCGAAGTGTTCTCCCTGGACGTTGATGTACTCTTCCTCAACAACAACAATTTCACTGAGCAGATTCCTGATGCTCTTGGCTCCTCACCAGCACATTATCTCACTTTTGCCAACAACGAGTTCTCGGGTCCAATCCCAAATAGCATTGGCAAAGCATCAAAAACGCTTTATGAGGTCCTCTTCCTCAACAACCAACTCTCAG GGTGTTTGCCATGGGAAATCGGCAAACTTAACCAGGCAACCTTGTTCGATGTGAGCACCAACCACTTAACAGGCCCAATTCCTCATTCCTTTGCTTGCTTGGCCAAGATGGAGATTCTGGTCTTGGCCAACAACCAGTTCTATGGAACAGTGCCTGAGTTGGTATGCAAGCTCCCCGGCTTGACGAACTTGTCGTTAGCAAACAACTATTTTACCCAAGTCGGACCGGAGTGCAGAAAACTGATCAATAAAGGGTTTCTCGACGTCAAGAACAATTGTATCTTGGACCTTAAAGATCAAAGATCAAAGAGTGATTGTGCTTGGTTCTTCTCTAAGGCCAAACACTGTCCCAACGAGCGGTCCATGCTTTACATTCCTTGTCAAACGCACTATTCAAATGAGAAGAAGCCTGAACATCGAGGACAAGCTTCTGCCCCATTAAGTTATGGCACTCTTAAACCGCATAATCCGTGA